CATTGTTATTATCCTGATAAAAATAAGTCACTAAGATATGATAGCGGGCGTGGTCTGTCAAGCTGACATAATATGATTTTCTTATTGATTTTATACAGTATAATTTATATTATAAAGGGTTATGAATTTTTATGCAGACACACAATATGATGTGGTGGTCGTGGGTGCGGGCCATGCCGGATGTGAGGCAGCCCTGGCCGCGGCCCGCATGGGATGCGCCACCCTGCTTTTGACCATTGATATGGACAAAATTGCCGCCATGCCGTGCAGCCCGTCCATCGGCGGCATGGCCAAAGGACAGCTGGTCAAGGAAATCGATGCCCTGGGCGGCCACATGGCGCTGATTACGGATCGTTCCGCCATCCAGTTCCGGACATTGAATACCCGGAAAGGCCCGGCGGTTCATTCCACCCGCACCCAGAACGACAAAGCCCTGTATTCCCGGCACATGAAAACGGCCCTGGAAACCTGCCCGAACCTGGATCTGAAACAGGCCATGGTCAAGGCACTGATAATTGAAAACAATCAGATCAAAGGCATTGTGGATGCGACCGGTTATGAATACTTTGCCCCCTGTGTGATCATTACCACGGGCACTTTTTTGCGGGGCACTGTCCATATCGGGGCCACCCGGATTGACGCCGGCCGGGCCGGGGAATTTTCTTCCATCGATCTGGGCCGGCACCTGTCGGATCTCGGGTTTGACATGGGGCGCATGAAAACCGGAACCCCTCCCCGGCTCCATGCCGACAGCATTGATTTCTCATGCTTCCGCCGCCATATGTCCGACAGTGAGCCCATCCCGTTTTCCTTTAGAACGGCCGCCATCACCACCCCCATGCTGCCCAGCTTTATGGGACATACCAATGCCCGGACCCATGACATTGTCCGGAGTAATCTGAAGCACTCCGCCCTTTACGGGGGACACATCAAAGGGCAGTCCGCCCGGTACTGTCCCTCTTTTGAAGATAAAATCGTCAAATTCCCGGATCGGGACAGCCACCATATCATCTTGGAGTATGAAGGAATCCATACCAAAGAAATTTATGCCTCCGGTTTAGGCAACAGCCTGCCCCTGGAGATCCAGTACCAGGTGGTCCGATCCGTGAAAGGCCTGGAACAGGCCAGAATCATGAGGCCGGCCTATGCCATTGAATACGATTTTGTAAATCCGCTGGAACTGTTCCCGACCCTGGAAACCAAACGGATCAAAGGCCTTTTTCTGGCCGGACAGATCAACGGCACCTCCGGATATGAAGAAGCCGGGGGCCAGGGCCTGTGGGCCGGCATCAATGCCGCAGGTAAGGTTCAGAAACGGCCCGCATTTGTGCTGGACCGGTCCCAGGCGTACCTGGGCGTTATGATCGATGATCTGGTGACCCGGGGTACCACTGAACCCTACCGCATGTTCACTTCCCGGGCGGAATACCGCCTCATGCTCAGAGAAGACAATGCGGATCTGCGCCTGGCTGACATCGCTTTTGAATACGGCCTGATCGATGCAGACCGCCTGGCTTTGTGCCGGGAAATCCAGGAACAGACCCGCAAAGAAATTCACCGGGTGAGACAGATGGTTGTCAAACCGGAAACCGCCGTGAACCAGCGCCTATCCGACTTGGACAGCCCGCCCATCTCCACCGGTGTCAAACTGGAACAGCTCCTGAAACGGACGGAGATCGATTATCAGAACCTGATGGCCTTTGCTCCGCCGCTTGAACCGGTTCCCGCCCGGGTGGCCCGGCAGGTGGAAATTGAAATCAAGTATGAAGGATATATCACCCGCCAGCTGAACGAAATAAAAAAATTCAAGCATCTGGAACGAATCCATATCCCGGCACGACTCGATTACGGCAATGTCCACGGCCTGTCCAATGAAATCCGGGAAAAACTGAAAAAAATTCAGCCGGAAACCCTGGGCCAGGCTTCCCGGATCGACGGCATGACGCCTGCCGCCATCTCTGTGATGATGGTTGCCATTGCCGCTTTTAACACCCAGAAATCCGCTTGACTTGTGCGGGTTGACGCTTATCATTTACCATAAAAAAGTCAAACCCAATATAAAACAAGCAGTGAGGAAAAAATGGCCGACGATTATTACAATATTCTAGGCATCGATAAATCGGCAAGTGCGGCAGATATCAAAAAAGCTTACCGCAAGCTTGCCATGAAGTACCATCCGGACAAAAACAAAGGGGATAAAACCCTGGAGGACAAATTCAAGAAAATCAGCGAAGCCTATGCCGTGCTCAGCGACCCGGAAAAACGAAAACAATATGACACCTATGGCTCCGCCGACTTTCAACAGCGATATTCCCAGGAAGATATTTTCAGAAACTTTGATTTAGGGGATATTCTCAAGGAGTTCGGATTCGGCGGCGGCCGGGGCGGATTTTCCGCTTCTTTTGGCCAGGCCGGTCCCCGGGGGCGCTCCGGTTTCTCCGGGGGCAATCCGTTTTTTCAAAACACGGGCGACGGGTTCGGCCAGCAACGGGCCTATCCCCGGACACCGGGAAAAGATATTGAATATGAAATTCCGTTGACCCTGGAAGAATTGATTCACGGCACCAAAAAAACCATCACCATCCGCCAGGGCAGCACCACCAATGCGGTTGAGGTTCGTATTCCCAAAGGATTGACCCAGGGGAAAAAAATCCGTCTGGCCGGCAAAGGTGAACCGTCTCCCCATGGCGGACCGGCCGGGAATCTGTATATCAAATCCAGACCGGTTCCCACCAGCGGGTTTTCCATTGACGGCAACGATGTCCTTATGACCCAATCGATCAAACTGACCCAGGCCCTTCTGGGAGACAAACTGGAAATTCTGACCCCGTCCGGAAAGACCATGAACCTGAAACTACCGGCCGGAACCAGTCACAAAGCCAGGATGCGTCTGTCCGGACATGGTATTCCCCATATGAAAGGAAATGGTTGCGGAGATCTGTTTGTTGTGATTAATATAGACATGCCCAAAAAACTGACGGACAAACAAAAAAAATTAATCCAGGAACTCAAAGCCACAGGATTGTGATTCACCATGCCCGAATTTATCCCGCTGATTTCCCGACAGACCATCCAGAACCGGGTCCGGGAAATCGGCAAACAGATCTCCCGGGACTACCAGGGTAAAGACCTGATTTTAACAGGAATTTTAAAGGGTGCTTTCATGTTCATGGCAGATCTTACCAGGCAGATCGATATGGACCATGACATTGATTTCATTGGTGCGTCTTCCTATGAAGGCACCCATTCCACCGGGCAGATCGTATTCACCAAACAGCCGGATCTGGAATACCGGAATCGGGATATTCTGCTGGTGGAAGACATCGTGGATACAGGCAACACCTTGACCAAGATCATGGAGTTTATCCAACTTCTCAATCCGAATTCCGTGGCCGTCTGCACCCTGATCGACAAACATGAACGCCGGAAAAAAGCAATTCCCGTCAAGTATGCCTGTTTTTCTCTTGAAAAAGGATTCATTGTCGGGTATGGGCTGGATTATGATGAAAAATACAGGAACAAGCCTGAAATATATGATCTAAAATTATAGGGGATGCGCCATGATTATCACCTGTGAAAAGTGCGAAACACGATTCAACTTAGATGAATCCTTACTCGATGCAGACGGATCCACGGTACGTTGCAGCCGGTGCCAGCACATATTCACGGCATTCCCCCCTTCTGCCAAACCGGAATTCGACGATTCTGAATTTCAGGATATCGATTTTGACAAAGATCTTGAGTTCGATGATTCCGACTTTGACGAACAAGAAAATCTGCCTGAAACCTTGGATGTTGAAAACCGGACCCAGGACGTTATACAGCAAACTGTTGAACCCGATGAGCTGGAACTGGAAGCGATTGATCCGGATGAAATAGAAATCGAATTTGAAGATGCTGACACAACAGAAACAGATGAACCGGATCTGTCGGATGAACTGAAACTATCAGATGAACCCGACCTGTCGGAAGATATGGCCGAAGTTCAGGAAGAACTCGAATTGGGTGACATCACTTCCGAAGACAACGAACCGGAATTCGATCTGGCGTTTGATCTGGATGAAGAAAATCCGGATACTGAAGAACTGAGTCTGGACACACCTGAAGAAAAAGAACCTGAACTCGAAGATCAGTCCCGGTCCCATTCTTTGGAAGAAACGGATCCATTGGACAAAAAAACAAAGATCGATACGGATCAAGAAATTGATGTCGATCTAAAAGACGACTTTGAACCTGAGGAAACGGCTTTTGACGGATTGGATGAATTTGATGACCCGGATTTTAACGAAACAGACATGGAGGATGCCGACCTTCCTGATACGCTGTCTCATGAGACCCCCCCACCCCGCCGTCCGGCCCGGGCATCTTTGATCCACCCGCTGGACCCGGAAGATGAACGCATGGATTCTGAAGAACCGCCTGCCAAAAAAAGAACCGGTCTGGGGCTTCCGGTTCTGGTGCTCCTCCTTGTCTTTTTATTGGCAGGGGGCGGTTATATTGCCGCCACATTTTTTGGATACAAGATCCCTTTTCTGCCGGAAATCCAGATTCCGTTCATTGAGCAGTACCTGCCTGAAAAGACACCGGAAACCGTGACCTATCCGGACCCGATCCCGGACCAGAAAAGTGTGACCGGCCGGTTTCTCACCAATGACTTTGCCGGAGAACTGTTCATCATCACCGGAAAAATCGAAAATCCTGCTCAGATTCCCTACGGCCGTATCCAGGTGAAAGGCACTTTGTTTCAGAAAGAAAAAAAAGCCGCCATGACCCAAACCGCTTTTTGTGGCAACATCATTCCTGAAAAAACCCTGAAAACCGCCCGGATCGAAGACCTGACCGCTCAGTTGAAAATTCCGGGGGGAACCGCGGATATCAACGAAAAAATCATGCCGGGTGACACCGTTCCGTTCATGCTGGTGTTTGCCGACCTGCCCCGGAATCTGGAAAACTTTACCGTGGAGGTGGCGGGATTTGATAAAGCAACACCCTGATCATTTCTCTTATGCCTTGTTGACCCATGAAACACACCCCCGTGAATCCGACCCTATGCCGGCACGAAATCATCTCCCGCCTGGGAAAGGCGGTTCATCCCTCCCCTCCGGACCTGAATAAATATGATCAGACGGCTGTCATGGCGCTGTTTTTGTTCAACCAGGCCCTTCCGAAACTGTTGTTCATCCAGAAAGCGGATGTGGCCGGATATCCCTGGCGCAATCAAATGGCCTTTCCCGGCGGACATGTGGATGAAACCGATGACAGCCCTTTGGAAACCGCGTTGCGGGAGCTGGAGGAAGAACTGGGGATCGTTCCGGAAAATGTGGAAGTCATCGGTTCCATGGGCCATTTCCAGACCATCAATCACAAAGATATCCACGCCTTTACCGGTATCTGGAACCAGCAGGGCCCCATCCGGTTCGATCCTGTGGAAATCAGACGGGTGTTTCAGATTCCGGTGCCCCACCTGGCCGACCTGCACCGGGAAAAAAAGTATCTTGGACAAACCCCGCCGATCCTGGATCTGACCTATCCGTTCCAGGATGTGGTCATATGGGGCGTGACGGCAAAAATCCTTCACCACATGCTGGACACATTAATGGATCACTGAGATCAAGTAAAATCACTCATTTTTGTTCCGCTGCCACAGCCGGAACCCGATCTTGATCACCAGAAAAAAGGACATCCCGGCCAGTATTCCCGGAAACCACAT
Above is a window of Desulfotignum balticum DSM 7044 DNA encoding:
- the mnmG gene encoding tRNA uridine-5-carboxymethylaminomethyl(34) synthesis enzyme MnmG, which translates into the protein MNFYADTQYDVVVVGAGHAGCEAALAAARMGCATLLLTIDMDKIAAMPCSPSIGGMAKGQLVKEIDALGGHMALITDRSAIQFRTLNTRKGPAVHSTRTQNDKALYSRHMKTALETCPNLDLKQAMVKALIIENNQIKGIVDATGYEYFAPCVIITTGTFLRGTVHIGATRIDAGRAGEFSSIDLGRHLSDLGFDMGRMKTGTPPRLHADSIDFSCFRRHMSDSEPIPFSFRTAAITTPMLPSFMGHTNARTHDIVRSNLKHSALYGGHIKGQSARYCPSFEDKIVKFPDRDSHHIILEYEGIHTKEIYASGLGNSLPLEIQYQVVRSVKGLEQARIMRPAYAIEYDFVNPLELFPTLETKRIKGLFLAGQINGTSGYEEAGGQGLWAGINAAGKVQKRPAFVLDRSQAYLGVMIDDLVTRGTTEPYRMFTSRAEYRLMLREDNADLRLADIAFEYGLIDADRLALCREIQEQTRKEIHRVRQMVVKPETAVNQRLSDLDSPPISTGVKLEQLLKRTEIDYQNLMAFAPPLEPVPARVARQVEIEIKYEGYITRQLNEIKKFKHLERIHIPARLDYGNVHGLSNEIREKLKKIQPETLGQASRIDGMTPAAISVMMVAIAAFNTQKSA
- a CDS encoding DnaJ C-terminal domain-containing protein; amino-acid sequence: MADDYYNILGIDKSASAADIKKAYRKLAMKYHPDKNKGDKTLEDKFKKISEAYAVLSDPEKRKQYDTYGSADFQQRYSQEDIFRNFDLGDILKEFGFGGGRGGFSASFGQAGPRGRSGFSGGNPFFQNTGDGFGQQRAYPRTPGKDIEYEIPLTLEELIHGTKKTITIRQGSTTNAVEVRIPKGLTQGKKIRLAGKGEPSPHGGPAGNLYIKSRPVPTSGFSIDGNDVLMTQSIKLTQALLGDKLEILTPSGKTMNLKLPAGTSHKARMRLSGHGIPHMKGNGCGDLFVVINIDMPKKLTDKQKKLIQELKATGL
- the hpt gene encoding hypoxanthine phosphoribosyltransferase, producing MPEFIPLISRQTIQNRVREIGKQISRDYQGKDLILTGILKGAFMFMADLTRQIDMDHDIDFIGASSYEGTHSTGQIVFTKQPDLEYRNRDILLVEDIVDTGNTLTKIMEFIQLLNPNSVAVCTLIDKHERRKKAIPVKYACFSLEKGFIVGYGLDYDEKYRNKPEIYDLKL
- a CDS encoding DUF3426 domain-containing protein, yielding MIITCEKCETRFNLDESLLDADGSTVRCSRCQHIFTAFPPSAKPEFDDSEFQDIDFDKDLEFDDSDFDEQENLPETLDVENRTQDVIQQTVEPDELELEAIDPDEIEIEFEDADTTETDEPDLSDELKLSDEPDLSEDMAEVQEELELGDITSEDNEPEFDLAFDLDEENPDTEELSLDTPEEKEPELEDQSRSHSLEETDPLDKKTKIDTDQEIDVDLKDDFEPEETAFDGLDEFDDPDFNETDMEDADLPDTLSHETPPPRRPARASLIHPLDPEDERMDSEEPPAKKRTGLGLPVLVLLLVFLLAGGGYIAATFFGYKIPFLPEIQIPFIEQYLPEKTPETVTYPDPIPDQKSVTGRFLTNDFAGELFIITGKIENPAQIPYGRIQVKGTLFQKEKKAAMTQTAFCGNIIPEKTLKTARIEDLTAQLKIPGGTADINEKIMPGDTVPFMLVFADLPRNLENFTVEVAGFDKATP
- a CDS encoding NUDIX hydrolase, coding for MKHTPVNPTLCRHEIISRLGKAVHPSPPDLNKYDQTAVMALFLFNQALPKLLFIQKADVAGYPWRNQMAFPGGHVDETDDSPLETALRELEEELGIVPENVEVIGSMGHFQTINHKDIHAFTGIWNQQGPIRFDPVEIRRVFQIPVPHLADLHREKKYLGQTPPILDLTYPFQDVVIWGVTAKILHHMLDTLMDH